The genomic region CTGATGCTATCTCTGCTGTGGTTGACAGGCGTGATGTACCTAACCGTGACACTCCTCTTCACTTGGCTGTCAAATTGGGGGATGAGACTGCAACTGAGATGCTTATGGTTGCTGGTGCAGATTGGAGTCTGCAGAATGAGCAGGGGTGGAGTGCACTTCAAGAAGCCATTTGCAGTAGAGAAGAGGGTATAGCAATGATCATAGTAAGACATTACCAGCCATTGGCATGGGCAAAATGGTGTAGGAGGTTGCCTCGTTTGGTGGCGACCATGAGAAGGATGAGAGACTTCTATATGGAAATTACGTTCCATTTTGAGAGTTCTGTCATACCTTTCATTTCAAGGATTGCACCATCAGATACTTACAAAATTTGGAAGAGGGGTGCTAATTTGAGGGCTGACATGACTTTGGCCGGCTTTGATGGTTTTAGGATTCAGCGCTCAGATCAGAGTATTCTTTTCCTTGGCGATGGGTCTGAGGATGGGAAAGTTCCTGCTGGGTCACTTTGCATGATCTCGCATAAGGATAAGGAGGTCATGAATGCTCTGGATGGTGCTGGTGCTCCAGCAACTGAAGAAGAGGTTCGCCAAGAAGTGGCTGCAATGTCTCAGACTAATATTTTTAGGCCGGGAATTGATGTGACTCAGGCAGTTCTTTTGCCACAATTGACATGGAGACGGCAGGAAAAAACTGAACTGGTGGGACCATGGAAGGCAAAGGTCTATGATATGCACAATGTAGTTGTTAGCATTAAATCTAGAAGGGTTCCAGGGGCTATGACGGATGATGAGTTCTTCTCATCGTGCAATGAGAATGAAACAGAGAGTGAGGAGCTCAGTGACATTTTgacagaagaagaaagaagacaacTTGAAGTTGCACTTAAATTGGATTCATTAGAATTGGCCAATGAAAATGGTGATGGAATTATTGCTCATCGTCATAGCTGTTATGACCAAAGGGACAGGGACATTCCAATTGAAGATGGGAATGGTTACCGGAATGGAGAGACTAAGCAGGAAAAGAAAGGGTGGTTTGGTGGTTGGAGAAAAAGAGATGCTAAAGTTGAAGGGCAGAAGAAAATTGTTCCACCAAGAAGTTCTCTTTGTGTGGATGAGAAGGTGAGTGATTTACTTGGGGACTCTCCATCTGAAAGTCAGATTAAACCAGGAAGACATTCCGTTGAGATTGTTGTGAGGGATGAACACCGAAAAGGGAGAGATACCAAGACATCCACTTCTATGAGTTCTGAGAGCAATAATAGACGCAAAGAAGGAAGTCGTGAGAATGAATATAAGAAGGGATTGAGACCTACTCTGTGGCTTTCCCCAAACTTCCCATTACAAACTGAAGAACTGCTTCCATTGCTTGACATTCTAGCAAATAAGGTTAAG from Ricinus communis isolate WT05 ecotype wild-type chromosome 9, ASM1957865v1, whole genome shotgun sequence harbors:
- the LOC8265624 gene encoding ankyrin repeat domain-containing protein 13C isoform X1 — encoded protein: MAGIDISKYAHSPVHKAIATRDFASLRKILAALPRLCDPAEIRTEAVSMAEEEKADAISAVVDRRDVPNRDTPLHLAVKLGDETATEMLMVAGADWSLQNEQGWSALQEAICSREEGIAMIIVRHYQPLAWAKWCRRLPRLVATMRRMRDFYMEITFHFESSVIPFISRIAPSDTYKIWKRGANLRADMTLAGFDGFRIQRSDQSILFLGDGSEDGKVPAGSLCMISHKDKEVMNALDGAGAPATEEEVRQEVAAMSQTNIFRPGIDVTQAVLLPQLTWRRQEKTELVGPWKAKVYDMHNVVVSIKSRRVPGAMTDDEFFSSCNENETESEELSDILTEEERRQLEVALKLDSLELANENGDGIIAHRHSCYDQRDRDIPIEDGNGYRNGETKQEKKGWFGGWRKRDAKVEGQKKIVPPRSSLCVDEKVSDLLGDSPSESQIKPGRHSVEIVVRDEHRKGRDTKTSTSMSSESNNRRKEGSRENEYKKGLRPTLWLSPNFPLQTEELLPLLDILANKVKAIRRLRELLTTKLPMGTFPVKVAIPVVPTIRVLVTFTKLEELQPLDEFATPPSSPTAGRESPTVSQSSSSSWFQWIKAPYRPISSTNGSSSRIENVQDPFVVPPDYSWISAEAKKKKMQEKNKSKKARSQNHC
- the LOC8265624 gene encoding ankyrin repeat domain-containing protein 13C isoform X2 — encoded protein: MAGIDISKYAHSPVHKAIATRDFASLRKILAALPRLCDPAEIRTEAVSMAEEEKADAISAVVDRRDVPNRDTPLHLAVKLGDETATEMLMVAGADWSLQNEQGWSALQEAICSREEGIAMIIVRHYQPLAWAKWCRRLPRLVATMRRMRDFYMEITFHFESSVIPFISRIAPSDTYKIWKRGANLRADMTLAGFDGFRIQRSDQSILFLGDGSEDGKVPAGSLCMISHKDKEVMNALDGAGAPATEEEVRQEVAAMSQTNIFRPGIDVTQAVLLPQLTWRRQEKTELVGPWKAKVYDMHNVVVSIKSRRVPGAMTDDEFFSSCNENETESEELSDILTEEERRQLEVALKLDSLELANENGDGIIAHRHSCYDQRDRDIPIEDGNGYRNGETKQEKKGWFGGWRKRDAKVEGQKKIVPPRSSLCVDEKVSDLLGDSPSESQIKPGRHSVEIVVRDEHRKGRDTKTSTSMSSESNNRRKEGSRENEYKKGLRPTLWLSPNFPLQTEELLPLLDILANKVKAIRRLRELLTTKLPMGTFPVKLY